The Setaria viridis chromosome 2, Setaria_viridis_v4.0, whole genome shotgun sequence DNA window attcGATTGTGGTAgactttagttagtaattactctataaaattttaatcttcatttatttagaatctttctttttttcacttTTCATCGCAAGAACGTGCTTGAATTTATTGAATGGACCCTATGTTTGATCTATatttttaacatgaaaatatatattcgtatcacttcctctatatatttataaatagtGACACATATCttgtgtatataccttaattattacgTTCTATATAAACAATGTAAGGAATAGACAATTTATAATCATATATTGGAGTACCTTGGGGATATATTTTAATGAATgttatttgaattcaaatttagggttacctcatgttatgtTTAATATTAggatatgtgggtaatttatatgcaaatttaaggggttgcTTTAAGTTATTTTTGTAATGTTAGTCGTGGGCAATTTACatgcaaatttaggggttattttaaattgatttttataatggtataagtggttgatttagatgaagattaggggtactttagtttattttatatgatAGCAGCGGTGAGTAATTTAAAtacaaatttagggggttactttagaccTTTTCATAATGGCAAgatgggtaattttttaaaaatacaatAGGTTCCATagttatgatgatttgaatctacgAATATATAGctagatgtttttttttaagaatttctaggatCTCTGGAGTGTCTATTTAGAATCCTACGCTGTCTCGATTAATCTTTACCTATTATATATtaattaaagcaagtaacgtttCTGCCTGGATTTTTCGTCCGTCgggctatttttcaaaaaaaaccctGACATTTCAtgatatcaacccgcagtcccttgagggtggaactccgacttgcccgaccccgagtgaagctccgcctcgcccgaccctgagtcctggggtcgggagtgtccgacccctgagcggaacgttggagtagtccgaggctatttttcaaaaaaacccTGATATTTCGTGATATCAACCCATAATCCAATTTTGAGTatacgcccgacccttggtcccggggtcggatgcgcccgaccccttgagggtggaactccgcctcgcccgacccttagtcccggggtcggatgcgcccaacccctttttcccggggtcggatgcgcccgaccccttgagggtggaactccgcctcgcccgacctgagtcctggggtcgggagtgtccgacccctgagcggaacgttggagtagtccgacgcgaagtcgaatccgacgcgtagtcgaactcgaactggtTGACTTTgaacgtctcctcctcctccacttccaggAGGAGGCTCCCGCCCGTCGAGAATGGCCACAGCCACGACGGCACGGCCGTCACCTCCAGGAGGTCCTCATGTCCACCGACGACATCCCGCCATCCTCCGACGTCGACGCCATCATCCTCCGATTCTTACGCCACTTCAGGGACCCGCACGACGCCAGCCGTGTCGACCAGGTAATGGCCACCGCATCCTCGAGGCGGCAGCGAAGCGGGCAGCGATTGGAGTGGAGGCCAGACTGCCAGGAGAGCTCGCTTCCGAATTGGATCGGAATCGAAGCTGACTCGGGGCCAGACTGCCAAGAGAGTTCGCTGCCGAACCGGATCGAAATCGAGGCCGACTCGGATAGAAATCAAGGTTGCGTTCTTGCCTGTATAAATAGCTGCGGGGTTgtggccaggagcccaggacctCCTCGCCATCGAGAAACTGCTCAGCAACACGCGTATAGATCACCTCCATCAATGCCAACACGTGAGCAAGtaatgacccgtagcaacgcacgggcatttctgctagtaatAATAAGCGACTCTCCTCGAAACCTGACGATCCATCCGCAACACGCGGAGCGGCCGTGCGCCAGCGCGAGCGCGACCTGATCGCGGATCGCGCGAACCTCCCCGCGGCCCCGGCGCCAAGGCGGGCGGCTGCTCGGCAGCTGAGCCGCGCGCGCAACCGCGAGCAATAAGCGTTCCTGTCGGCGTCACGCGGCTACGTACGTGCGTCCACCAGGGCAGTATGCGtgcacggccgccggcgccgcccctcctaGCGTAAACAAACCGGGCTCTGTGGTGGAAGAGTTCGTCGCGATTGTGTCACGGTGCCCCGTGGCGTGCGTAAGCCGTGATGGGATTATGGGAAGCGTTTGGGTTTGGTTGGGCGGACGCCGGACGGCATGGGTGGACGAGTACGCCGGAGACGGCATGCGAAGAAGATTCTGACGCCCGGCCGGGGTAATTTTTGAGGGAGGTTAGGCGCGCGGCGCCGACCGGTGACGGACGACTGACGGCGGCGTACGTGGCTGACCGGGACCCGGTTTTGAGCTGAGAATTCCGCGGACCACGGAGAAAACCTGTGAGGGCGCCGAGAAAACACTTGGAAAAACGGGGCAGGAGGTTCGCATGACTTGCTAAGTTTGTGGTCGCGAACGTCCAGCGCAGCGAGATTTATAGCTGAGAAGGACCATTAGTGACGGCAGCCAAGAATTTCTCTTCATCTCTTCTTTCTTCGATATAAAAGCcagcatttttatttttatcagGTTGGTTGGTGCGTGTGCGTGCGCGTGGGCCAGCGACGCGGAGAACAAACCTACGCAGGAGGCGGCCGTCCTGGCGGGAGGTTGGGGAGCAACGGTACGGCCGCACAGGGACGGATCGGTGGAGCAGATCTTTGCTAGATTTGACCAAAAGCTTCAGTACGCGTACGATCCATCACCTAATCTCTACACCTTCTCCTTTTGCTAAACCGAGTGAACCAAGGTGCAGACATGGTGATTTACAAAGCAACTTAACCGCAATGGGTGTGTATCAGGCACGGGCGATTATTCTTTTATAAGATTATGACGAAAGAAATTTAAGGCCTCCCGGCCGCATAGTGACATGCCGTGGGGTCATTATActtttgcaaaatattttttcttttctgaaataaaaaagaaaacattacCATGATGCTGAGCACTCATCAGTCACCAGCCGAGCTTCATCAGCGCCATATTTTGGAGCAACCAGCAGAAAGACACGCGCGCACCAGTCACCAGACACGGACGCGACGCGACCCCCTTGGCTTTGCTTTGCACACGGAGAGGCCGGCCAGCAGGGCGAGCACTTGGCCAGCCGGTTCCGATGATGCCCAATCACACGAGCCCCATATTGCGGCCATCATCAGGCTGCGCTCCTTTCGCCCGGCAAAAGACCACCGCGCGACAGTGAAAAGAGGGGGTTCCCTGCCTGATGTGGATCCTGAAAGACGTTTTGTCCAGGAAAGGAACCAAAGCGGAGCCTAACGCACACGAGTTGACATCATAAGGAGGGCAAAAAAGCAACGCAGCTTTTGCTACTTTCTGAAAGGCCCTCGAGCAATAACGGGAGGGATCGGAGATCATCCTGGGAAACGCAAAACATTTTCGCTTGCTTTTCTACGATATGCCAATCTATATAGCttgttgagaaaaaaaaaaggggtagAAAGGAAGCCTGATCGTTGCTTTGTTGATCGATACTGCAAGCTACTTAGGTGGAGCGGCGGTTCTAAAATAAATTGTTAGGAGGAGCTCTTCCATTTATCTTCTGCCTCTAGTCTCTCCTTTCAAGCTTCGATAGATGTAAAATTGTAGAGGAGCTTAGAAAGGGCTCCATAGCTCTAGCAACAGTAGGAGGGGCTCAAGCCCTATCCACCCCGGTGCTAGATCCAATGTATAATCAACCAGTTTATTGGTTAAGCTCAATAAAAAGAACATGACCttgttaactttttttttaaggagAACCTTGTTAACTTTTATCGTGCTATAACTAAGGGGGAAACAAATCCCGCGTTCCATTCTTTTACAAATGGGACCAGTTGGGTCGTTTTCATGTGACGAAAGAGTTGTTGCCTTGATCATCCCTACAAATAGCCCAAGAATCTACATGGAAATCATGATTCTCATGGCCTGGTCAATCTGGACAGTAAGAAACGATTGGTTGTTCAAAGGAATTGACCCAACAGTCCAACAATGCAAGAGGAAATTCATCTCCGAGTTTCCTACCCTCTTGCACAAAGCAAGACCAACAATGGTTCCCAATATGACAGTTTGGATACAATCCTTATAATAACTCTTAGCCTCTCATCTTTGGTTAGAAACCCCTGGCTTCCTGCGAAGTCTTTCTGATTCCTTCTTCGCTCTTTCTTACTTTTGTAACTCAACTCTTTCCTTTATTTATTAATACATATTCAGTAGGGGATTAATTCCCCTCCcgttcttcaaaaaaaaagaatcgatCGCCTAACATGGTAGTGGGTTAATAACCAAGttagtttgtttttttaaaaagaatatCTTTATTCCGGTCTTTTCAAGAGTTTTATATCTAACTACTCATTAGAGTTCACCAATGGCTTTGACCAATAAAGATGAAAAGAAACCTCAAACACCATTTCACAAAGAATCATACTATTTAACCTTAAGATACGAGCATCATACTCTTGGTCTAGAATCTAAAATTCTAGACGTCGAAAGAGAGCGGGGCAGAAGACCCTGAAACACGGCTTACTAACACGGGTAGCTTGAGTTTACGTTGGAAAGCCCCTTTACTACCACAACAGCTACTATACGTGAAGAAAGGTCGATGAATTGTCAGGATAGTCTCACGTCTTTCAGATTTTATCTGCAAAAATGGCGGACATACGTACGAGCATACGACCACATCTACCAAACGCTCCTCACCCCGTTTACACGTACAGTGTCCGGAGCGCACGGGACGGGCTGGACACCGGTGGCGTCAGGCTAGTGTGAGCGTGACGATCGAGTGAAAACCTAAcccaacggcggcggaggaatAAAAACCAGCGGGCGGTGGCGACCGGCCTGGCGGTGCGCCGGCAATGTGGACTTGGCGCGCGGGCTCGGCCGCGCGTTTCGTCCGCTTCCCGTTCCCGTCCCCCGCTCGGCCCCCCCCACCCCGGCCGGACAGCCGCGAGAATTGCGGCGGAAAGCGGCACGCCACGCGCCGTGGTCACGGCCCCCGCGGCTTCATTCCCTGTTCCGAGTTGGACGTGAGTGACCACGGTGTGACGGTGACTCCGTCGTAGGCTGGGGAAACTACCGAGAGGAGCGGAGAGGGAGCAGGAAAGTGAAAAGCCGAAGCTTATCCACCGGAGCGCGGCAGTTGGGCAGGCTGAGGGACCGGAAGAGGTTGGCCGGCGCACGGCGCACTGCCGGCGGCCCCGCCCCACCGTCCGTAGTCCGTACCATGCGCGCATTGACCCACCCAggcaccggccggcggccggctctcTCCACTGCCGGCAGGAGATATCTCCATGTCGCCCGCCGAGCACTGCCGCCGGCGACACGAGCGGACGGGGAAAAAGAAACCGCGGAACGAATAAACGGGGCTGTCCTGGATCGAATCCGTTTGCAAAGGTTTTTTTAGGCCAAACCACGTGATCGTGGGACGCTGATCGTGCCAACATGCTGCATGCGTTTGTTTTGACCGTTTATTGTTTTGGCCGTTCCGGGCAGCCGTGATTGCCGCAATACGGCGAAAGGATAAATTAGATGATATCAGGACGCACCCGCACGTGCCCAAGCGAAAAAAGCCATAATTTCTGGCGGCCGTAAAGCATGATTCGGAGAGCACACGTAGATCATCTGGGTAATATTACACGGGCTTTCGTGGGTCTCCGAGGATGATGCCTAGATGGACATTGCCAATATTATGCAAATCGGTAAAAGGACCTTTAGTTCAGTGGTTAGAGTAACTGAGTAGTATTTTGCATGTTTAGGTTCGACTTGCTGTAGGAGCGAATTAAATAAGGTTGGAACTAAAAATAGGTCGTACTTCCCTGCTGActttgataaaaaaatattacacAAATTGATCGTCACCACAAGCCAATCCAAAAGCACCCTTTCAACCACAGCTTGCAGAAACAGTTTTTGAGGAAGGATAGAGGGCGCAATCACACTGGACTCGTTTTCATATACAAGAAGATCTATTTGTACCTATGCAGAAATCTATCCGTCCATTTAAAATCTCAGAATAGTATAAATTCCTAACAGTGTTATTTGTACCCGCGGAATCTGAATTCTATCTTTCGAGAGGAGCGTTCTGCAGGATACATTCAAATTCTTCCGACCTATCAATTGCTGCTTTTTCGCGGCTCGCAAAAGCCTTTGGAGTCCCCGATCCGAAAACGATTCTCTCGTTTGGGGCCTGCCTAGCTTTTGGGCCCCCTCGAGGTCCAAAAGTGCAGGACAGTCCTAGTGGCCTAGGAAGATTGAAAGCCATGGACCGGACCCCGCCGGACCTGCTCTGTCCTGCGGGCCCTGCAGCCCACCAAACATCGTGGGGCCAGCAGAATGGATGTCCCCTGATGATGATGTGAGTCACACGGTCACTGACATTCTTTATGTTTTTGGAAGGAGGCTTCATTATCTGGGCCTAGCTGGGAGAGCGAGTGATTCTGTCTGTGTGGGCCTGATGTTGGGGGCGGATTTCTACGGCCGGTTCTTGATTTTCTTCTGAGAGGAGATGGGCTTGATAAAATCAGTCCGAAACGTTGTTTACTAgttgggccaagcccatatagGTTTTGCGAAGGGAAGCCCATACCGTGACGTCACAAGTCCGACGTGGCATCTGGAAGGCCGGCGCCGACTGCGAAAAGCCACGTTCCTCCGGGCTGAATATTCTGACGAACATCCTCCTGCTCCGGGACACGTGGAAGCAAAGCAGGCGAAGTCCGGCGAGCTGATTCACCAGCTGTTATGCACTACTACAACTACTACACTGAGAACGGGTGTCTACGTCAGCGTCACTGCGTGACAGCTGATCTGGTGCCTAAAATTCATCGAAATCCTGCAATTTCCAGCAGAATATGCGGTGTGGGAGGTCAACGGTAAATTCTGTTGCTAGCATTGGTCCACGAAATCCTCCGATCGTCTGGACCAGCAATGAAGGGTGGCGATCGCATGCGCTGCCGCTTTCCGAACGCGTCGGGGGCAGACGACGACGATGCCAAACGCCACTGCTCCCAACGTTTCCACTTCGAACATTTCCACGAAAATCTCGCCGCTCTCGCGAAGGAGGAGGACACCACCGGTCTTGCTTGCTCCCCAGTCCCCATCCAGGAGCGTTTCGCTgaccaggccgccgccgcggtgcgcgagccgggcgccgggcggcagcCATggacgcggcggcagcggggaggCGGACGCTGGCGCTGGTGAACCTGGCTGCCATCATGGAGCGGGCCGACGAGGCGCTGCTGCCGGCGGTGTACCGGGAGGTGGGAGCGGCGCTGCACGCCACGCCCATGGGGCTCGGCGCGCTCACGCTCTACCGTTCCGCCGTGCAGGCCGCCTGCTACCCGCtcgccgcctacgccgccgtgcGCTACAACCGCGCCCACGTCGTCGCCGTGGGGGCCGTACTctgggccgccgccaccttcctcgtcgccgtctccggcACCTTCGCCCAGGTTTTGGTCCACTTTATCctacacctttttttttttttgccgtggAATATCCGCGAGTTGGTAGGGTACTGGTCCAATTCTGCGCAGTCCTTGATCGGATAGTGCAAAAAATTGGGGGTACGGATGGATCCTATGGGTATATGCTTCGGTTGCTCGGCAAATAATGCAGTTCTTTTGCTAGAGTAGGTTGTGGCTgtgctttgctgctgctgcaaaagACTGATCAGGAATCCTGTGCAGTTTTCGCGTTTTCTTAGACATTTAGCTGCGAAATTTGACATGCTACAACAAATGAAGTTTATATCAATGTAACAGAAGAATACACTTACACGGAATTTTATTGATTGCCTTTTAGAAATATAAATCTGAATTATAATCAAGCTTCAGTTGCAATCTGCAAATAACGGATTTAATGTGGCTCAAACAAATACAGGAGTGAAGTGTACTATAACTGCCATATGCCCATATGCATGCCCCTTTAATCGCATTCCAAATTCGTACACTCGTTCGAGAGTATCTGATGTGCATTAAAGACTCAAATACAGTTGGATCTCTCTGTCATGTGAAATGTAATTGTTTATTGATCAAAATCGAATCCCAAATAATATAATCAGATATTTTTCTACGTTGGTTTGTATGCAGTGAAATTCATCTTAAGATAAACTTTCTGTTACTCAAAAGAGTATTGAGCTATGTAGATATAGATACCTTGCTTTATCCTCTGAGCACTGTGCTTGCTTGGAAAAACTCCCTATACTTGTTTGAATGGTCCATGAATCCTGCCACCCCATTGATTTGTCGAACAAAAAAGATtacaacattttttttgcatgaaaATGCGTTCTTGAGCAGGTAGCAGTAGCTAGAGGTTTGAATGGTATTGGCCTAGCGCTTGTCACCCCTGCAATCCAGTCTCTAGTGGCAGATTGCTCTGATGACAATACCCGTGGTGCCGCATTTGGATGGCTTCAGCTCACAGGCAACATAGGTTCAATCATTGGAGGTTTGTTTTCCCTGATGCTAGCATCAACCACAATCATGGGTATTGCGGGTTGGCGCGTTGCATTTCACATCGTTGGCCTCATCAGTGTTGTAGTCGGTGCACTGGTGGGTCTATTTGCAGTGGATCCCCATTTCCTCAATTCTGGAAATGGCGAGCGACTCTTGCGCAAGTCTGCTTGGGAAGAGATGAAGGATTTAGTGAGAGAAGCCAAAGCTGTTGTCCAAATCCCCTCATTTCAGATCATTGTGGCTCAGGGCGTCACAGGTTCATTTCCATGGTCTGCACTATCCTTTGCCCCAATGTGGTTGGAGCTAATGGGCTTTACACACAACAAAACTGGACTTCTCATGACAACATTTGCATTGGCAAGCTCACTTGGAGGGCTATTAGGTGGAAAGATGGGGGATCACTTTGCTGTTCGCTTCCCGGATTCTGGCCGAATAGTCCTGTCACAGATAAGCTCGGCTTCTGCTATTCCATTGGCTGCACTATTGCTGTTAGGGCTACCCGATGACTCCTCTTATGGTTTCTTGCATGGACTTGTCATGTTTATTATGGGCCTGAGCATCTCCTGGAATGGTCCTGCTACAAACAAGTTAGTACATTTTCATCTGTCGTTTTATTGATTTCTTATTGAACATATGATCAGCACCAGAGTATGCACAGGGCATCCATTTCAGCATGAGTACTTTACTGAATTTTTACTGTGAATACATCTTATGTTTATAACTTGAAAGAGAAGCTAGTCTATGAAATTCCTGCATGTTGGCAATAATGATTCTGTTTCATTTACAGCCCCATATTCGCAGAGATCGTTCCTGAGAGATCAAGGACTAGCATATACGCATTGGACCGTTCTTTCGAGTCAGTCTTAGCCTCATTCGCTCCACCAGTTGTCGGTTTCTTAGCCGAGCATGTCTATGGTTACAACCCCATCTCCTATGGAGCTGGGGCTAGCAGTGTTGGCAGGGACAAGTCAAACGCTGGTGCCCTAGCCAAAGCTCTCTACACGGCAATCGCCATTCCTATGCTGCTCTGCTGCTTCATCTACTCCCTGTTGTACCGGACGTACCCACGAGACAGGGAGAGAGCAAGAATGGACAGTCTGATTGCATCGGAGCTGCAGCAGATTGAGCTGGAAAGATGTCATGGAGTAGTAGATTGTTATGCTGGAAGTAAGGATGGCGCCACTGTGATCGATATGGAGTACAGCGAGGAAGATTTTGATCCAGATGACGATGAGAAAGCGTTGATGGATCAGCAGGCTGAGCAGTGAGCAGAATGGCAGTGTCAGGTGACCAAGGAGTAATTTGGCGAAGAAAGCTCCACataatttactagagctctgcgAAATTGACTTTGGGATTGTATAGGAAACACGGAGTATAGTATGAGCCAACTCCTAACAATGATTGGGAGGCAATTATTGTATTTGGGGGTTGCTAGCGTAGAGTTTCAATCGGTTGGTTCAATTCGGTTTTTTGGAAGTACAAAGCATTAAACCTTCCAGCTGTGTTTATGCAGTGAGTATTTTCTTTTCCAGGCTTGCGCAGGAGAATACATGGATAGTTTGAACTTGACGAAGCTGGGTTGAAGAGTTCCGCAGGACGAGTAAGCTTATTTCTGTGTCGCTTGTAAATTTGTGGTGTGAAATATTTTTGAAGCATGACCGAATGAGATTTCAGTGCACTTTCCTTCAGGAAGAAGATTGTGCACTATAACTTGAACTGAAGTGAGTTGCACGCAACAGTTTcttgtgtgcgcgcgcgcgtgtggagaTGCAGGCAACAGTTTCTCCCAGGTGGAAGTTATGAGTGGATTAACAttatattcacaaattattacagaGAAATCCAATCTGTGTGTAACTTGCCCGTCTAGCTCAGTCGGTAGAGCGCAAGGCTCTTAACCTTGTGGTCGTGGGTTCGAGCCCCACGGTGGGCGATggagtttttattttttgctgGGCCATTCTTGTTAAGGTGGGCCGCTTTATTTGGCCCATACTGTTAGGGCACTTcggctctttttttttctttcttttgcacagtttttccttttctttttcccctatCGCCAGCGGAAGAATCCGGGAACCTCTTGAGCTGAAGGCGTTCTAGCTCAGGATGGCCAATGGTCCATTTCAGAAAGAAAAGCGCCATGTTTTGGGCAGCAAGGAAGACACCATGCAGCCATGGGAAGTTGGAACCGATCGAACTGAACGAGTTCCAACTATCCTTGCAAGTCATTGTCCTCTTGTGTCCCTAGCTGCATGGGTCTGTGAAAGGGGAGTGCTTATGGATTTCATCCGCTCCAACTCCACCTTGCTTTCATGCGCCTGCAATGCATTGAGCGCGAGCGAGCGAAATTCAGGGTTCCACTGGACACAGGCGTGCACGATCAACAGCGCTGTTCTTAGAAACGGCGCCAGAAATAACTATTTGCTCAAAGGACATGGTAATCGATTGTAAAATTGTAAAGTGTGCAACGAGGTCCTAATCTATTGCACGATCCCCAAAAGAATTCACAGTCTACATCTGATTCTGACAAAGTAGTATGCTCCTAATAATATGTCACAGGTAATAAACAACAATGCCTGGTTCAGTACCCAATTCACTTGCATGCTGGCCCTACAAAAACCTCATCACCCGTAAGA harbors:
- the LOC117842108 gene encoding uncharacterized protein; its protein translation is MDAAAAGRRTLALVNLAAIMERADEALLPAVYREVGAALHATPMGLGALTLYRSAVQAACYPLAAYAAVRYNRAHVVAVGAVLWAAATFLVAVSGTFAQVAVARGLNGIGLALVTPAIQSLVADCSDDNTRGAAFGWLQLTGNIGSIIGGLFSLMLASTTIMGIAGWRVAFHIVGLISVVVGALVGLFAVDPHFLNSGNGERLLRKSAWEEMKDLVREAKAVVQIPSFQIIVAQGVTGSFPWSALSFAPMWLELMGFTHNKTGLLMTTFALASSLGGLLGGKMGDHFAVRFPDSGRIVLSQISSASAIPLAALLLLGLPDDSSYGFLHGLVMFIMGLSISWNGPATNNPIFAEIVPERSRTSIYALDRSFESVLASFAPPVVGFLAEHVYGYNPISYGAGASSVGRDKSNAGALAKALYTAIAIPMLLCCFIYSLLYRTYPRDRERARMDSLIASELQQIELERCHGVVDCYAGSKDGATVIDMEYSEEDFDPDDDEKALMDQQAEQ